The Neobacillus sp. OS1-2 genome includes a window with the following:
- a CDS encoding AI-2E family transporter, whose protein sequence is MRKSKLQFWLIQILLFFTIILVSTKISFLFAPIGIFFSTIFFPILITGFLFFMLNPIVNFLSRRKIPRIVAILIIYVVFAGILVLAISNLVPAITKQITALANEIPGYADRTMKFVDNLAHSSEFKRFMTQQSDLIESMQKRLMQFGNTLPNRITGAIGNIFGVIANIAIILVTVPFLLFYMFKDGHKFPKAVGKFIPHVYREEGLSILKETGETLSAYIQGQVTVAIAVGTLAFIGYLIIDMPFALVLALTVAFTNIIPYVGPIIGGAPAVLIALFDSPTKALLVVVVIVIAQQIEGNVLSPLILGKTLDTHPATIIIILLAAGNLAGVLGMVLAVPTYAVSKTIVLNVVKFLRARKRAANSIVEENC, encoded by the coding sequence TTGCGAAAGTCAAAATTACAATTCTGGCTGATTCAAATCTTACTTTTCTTCACCATCATTTTAGTCTCAACAAAAATTTCATTTTTGTTCGCACCGATTGGCATTTTTTTCTCCACGATATTCTTTCCGATTTTAATTACAGGCTTCCTATTTTTTATGCTGAATCCAATTGTGAATTTCCTGTCACGGCGAAAGATACCAAGGATTGTGGCAATTCTGATTATCTATGTTGTTTTTGCAGGAATCCTAGTTTTAGCCATTAGTAATTTGGTGCCCGCTATTACCAAGCAGATAACAGCCCTTGCTAATGAAATCCCAGGCTATGCGGATAGAACCATGAAGTTTGTTGATAACTTGGCGCATTCTTCTGAGTTTAAACGATTTATGACCCAGCAAAGCGATTTGATTGAATCAATGCAAAAAAGACTAATGCAGTTTGGAAACACACTCCCAAACCGAATTACAGGCGCTATTGGGAATATATTTGGCGTCATTGCTAATATTGCGATTATTTTAGTCACTGTCCCCTTTTTATTATTTTACATGTTTAAGGATGGACACAAGTTCCCTAAAGCGGTAGGGAAATTTATACCGCATGTGTACAGAGAGGAAGGCTTATCTATTTTAAAAGAAACTGGAGAGACGCTTTCGGCCTACATTCAAGGTCAGGTGACAGTAGCTATAGCTGTAGGGACACTTGCGTTCATTGGCTACTTGATCATTGACATGCCCTTTGCGCTCGTTTTGGCTCTAACCGTGGCCTTTACCAACATCATCCCATATGTCGGCCCAATTATTGGCGGCGCACCTGCAGTATTAATCGCACTCTTTGATTCCCCGACAAAGGCCTTGCTGGTTGTGGTGGTAATAGTCATAGCACAACAAATTGAAGGGAATGTTTTATCACCGCTTATTCTTGGCAAAACCCTAGATACGCACCCGGCAACCATTATTATTATTTTGTTAGCAGCTGGAAACCTTGCTGGCGTGCTTGGAATGGTATTAGCCGTCCCAACCTATGCCGTATCAAAAACAATTGTTTTAAATGTGGTGAAATTTTTACGGGCGAGGAAGAGGGCAGCTAATAGTATAGTGGAGGAGAATTGTTAG
- a CDS encoding aldolase catalytic domain-containing protein, producing MERNSKILDCTIRDGGLVNNWDFSVEFVQDLYNGLSAAGVEYMEIGYKNSPKLLNATEPNPWRFLDDHFLKEIIPEKKFTKLSALVDIGRVDPNDILPREQSVLDMIRVACYIREVDKGLELVQMFHDLGYETSLNIMALSSVPEKKLIEAFELVRNSPVDVVYIVDSFGSLDPADIEHQVKKFKEMIPNKQLGIHTHNNMQLAFANTLSAMKNGVTFLDSSVYGMGRAAGNCHTELLVSYIQKTRYELKPVLGIIEKHMLEMRQRWEWGYIIPYMISGVLNEHPRVAMAYRDSAERDQFVDFYDKVTSPEVALATATK from the coding sequence ATGGAACGTAATAGCAAAATTTTAGACTGTACCATTCGTGATGGTGGTTTGGTTAATAATTGGGATTTTAGTGTCGAATTTGTTCAAGACTTATATAATGGTCTGAGTGCTGCAGGTGTTGAATACATGGAGATTGGTTACAAAAATTCTCCTAAGCTCCTTAACGCAACAGAACCTAATCCATGGAGATTTCTTGACGATCACTTCCTAAAAGAAATTATTCCGGAGAAAAAGTTCACGAAGTTGTCTGCTTTAGTAGATATTGGCCGTGTTGATCCAAATGATATTCTGCCCCGTGAGCAAAGTGTCTTAGATATGATTCGTGTAGCATGTTACATACGTGAAGTAGATAAAGGCTTAGAACTTGTGCAAATGTTTCATGATTTAGGGTATGAGACTTCCCTAAACATTATGGCTTTATCAAGTGTCCCTGAAAAGAAACTTATTGAAGCATTTGAATTAGTACGAAATAGTCCTGTAGATGTGGTCTATATCGTGGATTCATTTGGAAGTTTAGATCCAGCAGATATTGAGCATCAAGTGAAAAAGTTTAAAGAAATGATTCCTAATAAACAACTCGGAATACACACTCATAACAACATGCAATTGGCATTCGCCAATACACTATCTGCTATGAAAAACGGAGTAACATTCCTAGATTCTTCTGTTTACGGTATGGGGCGTGCTGCAGGTAACTGTCATACAGAACTTCTCGTTAGCTACATCCAAAAAACAAGGTATGAGCTCAAGCCAGTTCTGGGAATAATTGAAAAGCATATGCTTGAGATGCGTCAAAGGTGGGAATGGGGCTATATCATTCCTTATATGATTTCAGGTGTCCTGAATGAACATCCACGTGTCGCTATGGCATACCGTGATAGCGCCGAGCGTGATCAATTCGTTGATTTTTATGATAAGGTAACATCACCTGAAGTTGCCTTGGCAACAGCGACAAAATAG
- a CDS encoding PLP-dependent aminotransferase family protein, whose amino-acid sequence MDMLMFELNKDTTKPLYEQLYVGIKTAIMSKQIEVGTKLPSKKKLADFLNISQTTIEVAYAQLIAEGFIMSKPRIGFFVEDINELPYIETERVELPVEDSDEKIIQFDFHPGKIDTDSFPFSQWRKYAKDLFDYPSKELLQIGESQGEYMLRTEIAKYLYQSRGIVCKPDQIVIGSGTEQLLPMILRLLENDLNFALENPGYSAIPRIHLQNKAIPIPVDEDGLIVDELEETNANVVYITPSHQFPTGAVLSATRRTQLLHWAAKAENRYIIEDDYDSEFRYTGKPIPALQGMDQNNKVIYLSTFTKSLMPSLRVAYFVLPTTLLKKYKESFSYYSATVPRFDQHIVASFMRDGNFSKHLNRMRKIYHKKLNKLTHFFKTYYSEVIITGNHAGMHILISLPLKKSEHELKIIAAESSIAIYPVTDYLLKPVEYKYPTFLLGFGGIPIGKIEEGIHQLMQCWGIAKKFRG is encoded by the coding sequence ATGGATATGCTTATGTTTGAATTGAATAAAGACACAACAAAACCCTTGTATGAACAGCTTTATGTTGGTATCAAAACTGCCATTATGAGCAAACAAATTGAAGTTGGTACGAAACTACCCTCCAAAAAAAAATTAGCCGATTTTTTAAACATCAGCCAAACAACCATTGAAGTTGCCTATGCCCAACTGATTGCAGAGGGCTTTATTATGTCAAAACCGCGGATTGGATTTTTTGTAGAGGATATTAATGAATTACCATATATCGAAACAGAACGGGTAGAGTTGCCTGTAGAGGACTCGGATGAAAAAATAATCCAATTTGACTTTCACCCCGGAAAAATTGATACAGACTCCTTCCCTTTTTCACAGTGGAGGAAATATGCTAAAGATTTATTTGATTATCCATCAAAAGAGTTGTTACAGATTGGAGAATCCCAGGGTGAATATATGTTACGGACTGAAATAGCAAAATACCTTTATCAATCGCGGGGGATTGTGTGTAAGCCGGATCAAATTGTGATTGGTTCGGGAACGGAGCAACTCCTTCCAATGATTTTAAGGCTGCTTGAAAATGATTTAAACTTCGCACTCGAGAATCCCGGATATTCGGCAATCCCTAGAATCCACTTGCAAAATAAAGCAATCCCAATTCCGGTTGATGAAGATGGATTGATTGTAGATGAACTTGAAGAAACAAATGCGAATGTGGTTTACATTACGCCATCCCACCAATTTCCGACCGGTGCGGTCCTTTCCGCAACAAGAAGAACACAGCTTTTGCATTGGGCAGCAAAAGCTGAAAATCGCTACATTATTGAAGACGATTACGACAGTGAATTCCGTTACACCGGAAAACCCATTCCCGCATTACAAGGGATGGACCAGAACAATAAGGTCATTTATCTGAGTACTTTTACCAAGTCATTAATGCCGTCATTGCGAGTGGCGTATTTTGTTTTGCCCACAACATTGCTGAAAAAATATAAGGAATCATTCAGTTATTATTCAGCTACTGTCCCGAGATTCGACCAGCATATTGTAGCCAGCTTCATGAGAGACGGCAATTTTTCAAAACACTTAAATCGTATGCGGAAAATTTATCACAAAAAACTTAATAAACTGACCCATTTTTTTAAAACGTATTATTCTGAAGTCATCATCACTGGAAACCATGCCGGGATGCACATTTTAATTTCCCTCCCACTAAAAAAAAGTGAACATGAGTTAAAAATAATCGCGGCAGAAAGCTCTATCGCCATTTACCCTGTAACCGATTACCTGTTAAAGCCAGTAGAATATAAGTATCCAACATTTCTGTTAGGGTTTGGCGGCATCCCAATTGGGAAAATTGAGGAAGGCATTCACCAATTAATGCAATGCTGGGGTATTGCAAAAAAATTTAGAGGATAG
- a CDS encoding ECF transporter S component, whose product MFTQEQNKTRILVLNALFITLTFLATMFINIRLPLMGNGGLIHLGNVPLLIAAFVFGKKTGAIAGAFGMALFDIVSGWALWAPFTFVIVGAMGYVAGLIAEKIPGKKVFVHVLAVAAALIIKVVGYYFTEVILFGNWIQPFGSVPGNIMQIVIAAIIVVPLANGFKKRVGRANSI is encoded by the coding sequence ATGTTTACGCAAGAACAAAACAAAACGAGAATCCTGGTTCTCAATGCACTATTTATCACTTTAACATTTCTGGCCACAATGTTTATCAACATCAGGCTGCCGCTGATGGGAAATGGGGGTCTGATCCATTTGGGCAACGTGCCGCTTTTAATTGCCGCGTTTGTTTTTGGCAAAAAAACAGGTGCGATAGCAGGTGCCTTCGGAATGGCTTTGTTTGATATTGTTTCAGGATGGGCATTATGGGCTCCGTTTACGTTTGTTATCGTTGGGGCAATGGGATATGTAGCTGGCCTTATTGCTGAAAAGATACCCGGCAAAAAGGTTTTCGTACATGTACTGGCAGTGGCTGCTGCCCTGATCATAAAAGTTGTCGGCTATTATTTTACAGAAGTTATCCTTTTTGGTAACTGGATCCAGCCGTTCGGCTCCGTCCCAGGTAATATCATGCAGATCGTCATCGCCGCCATCATTGTCGTCCCACTTGCAAATGGGTTTAAGAAAAGGGTTGGGCGTGCGAATTCAATATAG
- a CDS encoding NADH dehydrogenase subunit 5, translating into MVNSLPEIFFVLLAVSVLSALFLLYPRVPLSYVRLHVGFTLLPPLAALLILFTTQETTIYGPWLLDSLSWLLVSFVLTIGFIVQRYSVRYFLGERSYRKYFALLTITTTADSVVWLCNDLRLLLICWGTTLFGLILLIRLNKDWSVARNAAKQSGLLFAISWLILLGAVIWITQSTGHWQLSLVLAKRSLTQLGLWERTCISLMLILSVVIPAAQWPFHRWLVNTVVAPTPVSAVMHAGLVNAGGMILTRFSPIFSGNIAQIILLILSSVSVMIGTGIMLVQVDYKRQLVGSTIAQMGFMFIQCALGAFLAAIIHAVLHGLFKSTLFLQSGSALDHHKKQTPGANQPRSLLWTITGGILGLLAAIGLWLSSSGENYQFISALTLGWSVSLAWTQLVAFGNGHIARIVGFSLVAVVAIVYHFVHDAFYGVLQNSIPKGIQPPEPAAILLLIILLAGSAAGVWLARHRSSAAYTVIYLWLVRLGEPQNNLIESHPKYLTKSFFKGGHLQ; encoded by the coding sequence ATGGTAAATTCCCTGCCAGAAATATTTTTTGTATTGCTTGCGGTTTCTGTACTTAGTGCACTATTCCTATTATACCCAAGGGTTCCACTGTCTTATGTTCGACTTCACGTCGGTTTTACATTGTTGCCGCCACTAGCTGCCCTACTGATTCTTTTTACCACCCAGGAGACCACCATTTATGGCCCCTGGTTGCTTGATTCGTTATCATGGCTGCTGGTATCGTTTGTTCTTACCATCGGTTTTATCGTGCAACGCTATTCTGTTCGTTACTTCCTTGGTGAACGGTCCTATAGAAAATATTTTGCTTTGCTGACTATTACTACTACTGCTGATTCAGTTGTCTGGCTTTGTAATGATCTTCGCCTGTTACTGATTTGCTGGGGGACAACACTCTTTGGGCTGATACTGCTGATAAGATTAAATAAAGATTGGAGTGTTGCTAGAAACGCAGCTAAACAATCAGGACTACTATTTGCAATAAGCTGGCTTATATTGCTGGGAGCTGTCATCTGGATAACCCAATCCACTGGGCATTGGCAGTTGTCGCTTGTCCTCGCAAAAAGAAGTCTTACACAGCTTGGTTTATGGGAAAGGACTTGTATTAGCCTGATGCTAATCTTATCTGTCGTCATTCCGGCAGCACAGTGGCCTTTCCACCGCTGGTTAGTAAATACAGTAGTAGCTCCTACTCCTGTATCCGCGGTAATGCATGCGGGATTAGTGAACGCAGGTGGAATGATCTTGACACGGTTCTCTCCGATTTTTAGCGGAAATATAGCCCAAATTATTTTACTTATATTGTCTAGTGTTTCAGTCATGATAGGTACAGGAATTATGCTGGTCCAGGTAGATTATAAACGGCAGCTGGTAGGGTCTACGATTGCACAGATGGGGTTCATGTTCATCCAATGTGCGTTAGGTGCTTTTTTGGCAGCCATTATCCACGCAGTCTTACATGGTCTATTTAAGTCAACTCTTTTCTTACAGTCTGGTTCCGCGCTTGACCATCACAAGAAGCAAACTCCCGGGGCAAACCAGCCACGGTCATTATTATGGACAATCACAGGAGGGATTTTAGGACTCCTGGCGGCAATTGGTCTTTGGCTATCTTCTTCTGGGGAGAATTATCAATTCATAAGCGCCCTTACCTTAGGGTGGTCAGTTTCATTAGCCTGGACCCAGCTCGTGGCTTTTGGAAATGGACATATCGCGCGAATTGTAGGCTTTTCTTTAGTTGCAGTAGTGGCAATTGTATATCATTTCGTCCATGATGCTTTTTATGGTGTATTACAAAATTCAATCCCAAAGGGAATTCAACCACCGGAACCAGCGGCAATATTACTTTTGATTATTTTATTGGCCGGAAGTGCTGCAGGTGTATGGCTTGCTCGTCATCGTTCATCAGCTGCCTATACTGTTATTTATCTTTGGCTTGTACGATTGGGTGAACCTCAAAATAATTTGATAGAAAGTCATCCTAAGTATTTGACAAAATCATTCTTTAAGGGAGGTCATTTACAATGA
- a CDS encoding putative inorganic carbon transporter subunit DabA, with amino-acid sequence MNSTSARTLHWESIPDSLDFDLIDLVNTASSVIVPLGPINTFAARSPWVGFEGQTFEKTAYWLKDTCDIDIYPNDSLLQSAWERGEIHQDFLKNGLQHWLNTQSLELPRKVAEQFCLAALMQKQLPSNTLDESELKSLVRELSRFAPEMAEKHSVKTYSQRLEQLGRVNAAHDLNSHMIKWCKLFLDESQAVWSMPNREEGFYRAWRKLVQHDPALSRNQRKQLSYLPEEAAAALREVLSALEIQFSEIQAYFEMHFLALPGWSGMMLWRSQQSAEESSLLLEYLAVRISMEWALVKPFLPLPEKRKNKVHVEPLIAAWAKWGNLPINAWSQLSSTEIKAYLILAYRFDKIQRNRLWLEAWEKTYEDQLKKMLISQHKEETAENISQALAQFVFCIDVRSEPFRRSLEKRGDFQTFGTAGFFGLPIATCELGSNHAHNSLPVMFKPQHKIKEFSPESESYQQRHHAVNSIGYTFAAMKHNLISSMVLPEISGPWLSLQTLARSFVPRSAGQTLRKMHQSWLHKPSAELSLNHTQISETALPTGFSVKEKVHYVRQALLMMGLTDHFAPLVVICGHGSHSTNNPYSSALDCGACGGASGAFNARVLAELCNLPTVRMSLENEGIIIPKDTVFAAAEHITTLDELRFLYLPELLNEAKQAFKRVQTELPKVSEEANFERISQLPNLGTHLKNPKAEAQRLSEDWSEVRPEWGLARNAAFIIGERRLTQGCNLEGRVFLNNYNWKKDKNGGILANIISGPATVAQWINLQYYASTVAPHYYGSGNKTTQTVTAGLGVMQGNASDLLSGLPWQSVMKSDGEAYHEPLRLLVVIQAPREYVKRMLNHDHAFQQKVKNGWIRLSSIDPEGHWESWS; translated from the coding sequence ATGAATTCAACATCTGCAAGAACCTTACATTGGGAAAGTATCCCTGATAGCCTTGATTTTGATCTTATTGACTTGGTGAACACCGCCAGTAGCGTTATTGTACCGCTCGGGCCTATTAACACATTTGCAGCACGTAGCCCCTGGGTAGGTTTTGAGGGACAAACGTTTGAAAAAACGGCCTATTGGCTCAAAGATACTTGTGATATAGATATCTATCCGAATGACTCTTTACTTCAATCTGCATGGGAACGCGGTGAGATCCATCAAGATTTTTTAAAAAATGGACTTCAACATTGGCTAAACACACAATCTTTGGAGTTGCCGCGTAAGGTCGCAGAGCAGTTCTGCCTAGCTGCGCTCATGCAAAAGCAACTACCTTCCAATACTTTGGATGAATCTGAGTTAAAAAGTCTTGTAAGAGAACTAAGCCGTTTTGCACCCGAAATGGCCGAAAAACATTCGGTTAAAACCTATAGCCAACGCTTGGAACAGCTAGGAAGGGTAAATGCTGCTCACGATCTTAACAGCCACATGATTAAATGGTGTAAATTATTTCTTGATGAGTCCCAAGCAGTTTGGTCGATGCCAAATCGTGAAGAAGGTTTCTATCGTGCATGGCGGAAACTAGTCCAGCATGACCCGGCACTTAGCCGTAATCAGCGTAAACAATTAAGTTATTTGCCGGAAGAAGCTGCTGCGGCATTAAGGGAAGTATTGTCCGCTCTAGAAATTCAATTTTCAGAAATTCAAGCCTATTTTGAAATGCATTTCCTTGCTTTACCGGGCTGGAGTGGCATGATGCTATGGCGTTCGCAGCAATCAGCCGAAGAAAGTTCGCTGCTGCTAGAGTATTTAGCCGTTAGAATATCAATGGAATGGGCATTAGTTAAACCCTTTCTTCCCTTGCCTGAAAAAAGAAAGAATAAAGTACATGTAGAACCATTAATTGCGGCCTGGGCCAAATGGGGTAACCTGCCAATCAATGCTTGGTCTCAGTTATCCTCTACAGAAATAAAGGCATATTTGATCCTTGCCTACCGTTTTGATAAGATTCAACGCAATCGCCTATGGCTTGAAGCATGGGAGAAAACATATGAAGACCAATTAAAGAAAATGCTTATATCCCAACATAAGGAAGAAACGGCGGAAAACATAAGTCAGGCACTAGCCCAGTTTGTATTTTGTATCGATGTTCGTTCAGAGCCTTTTCGCCGCAGCCTTGAAAAAAGAGGAGATTTTCAGACTTTTGGCACAGCAGGATTTTTCGGATTACCAATAGCAACCTGCGAGCTTGGCAGTAACCATGCACATAACTCTTTGCCTGTCATGTTTAAACCGCAACACAAAATAAAAGAGTTTTCACCTGAGTCTGAATCCTATCAACAAAGGCATCATGCAGTCAATTCAATAGGTTATACATTTGCTGCTATGAAGCATAATCTGATTTCCAGTATGGTATTGCCGGAAATTAGTGGTCCTTGGCTCAGCCTGCAAACACTCGCTCGCAGCTTTGTGCCAAGAAGTGCAGGCCAGACATTAAGGAAAATGCACCAAAGCTGGCTCCATAAACCATCCGCAGAACTCTCGCTAAACCATACGCAAATATCTGAAACAGCTTTGCCAACTGGTTTTTCGGTGAAAGAAAAAGTCCACTACGTAAGGCAGGCTCTACTAATGATGGGGCTCACTGATCATTTTGCACCCCTAGTGGTTATTTGCGGACATGGAAGTCACAGCACGAATAATCCATATAGTTCTGCACTCGATTGTGGTGCGTGTGGAGGAGCATCAGGCGCATTCAATGCAAGGGTGCTGGCAGAATTGTGCAATCTTCCAACCGTAAGGATGAGCCTTGAAAATGAGGGAATAATCATTCCGAAAGATACCGTTTTTGCAGCTGCTGAGCATATTACCACACTTGATGAGCTACGCTTTCTTTACCTTCCGGAACTATTAAATGAAGCTAAACAAGCATTTAAGCGTGTCCAAACCGAGTTGCCAAAGGTAAGTGAGGAAGCCAATTTCGAGCGGATTTCACAATTGCCAAATCTCGGTACCCATTTGAAAAATCCGAAGGCTGAGGCCCAGCGGCTTTCAGAAGATTGGAGTGAGGTGCGTCCGGAATGGGGTTTGGCGCGCAATGCTGCGTTTATCATTGGGGAACGGAGGCTCACCCAAGGGTGCAATCTGGAGGGAAGGGTCTTCCTCAATAATTATAACTGGAAGAAGGATAAAAATGGTGGTATTCTCGCAAACATCATATCCGGACCAGCAACGGTAGCTCAATGGATTAACCTGCAATATTATGCGTCTACTGTTGCCCCACATTATTATGGAAGCGGGAATAAAACAACCCAAACCGTCACTGCAGGGCTCGGGGTCATGCAGGGAAACGCCAGTGACTTATTATCGGGACTTCCCTGGCAGTCTGTAATGAAATCAGATGGAGAGGCTTATCATGAACCACTACGTTTGCTGGTGGTCATCCAGGCGCCGAGGGAATATGTAAAACGGATGCTGAACCACGATCATGCCTTTCAGCAAAAAGTGAAAAATGGATGGATTCGGCTATCGTCCATTGACCCGGAAGGACACTGGGAGAGCTGGTCTTAA
- a CDS encoding DUF2294 domain-containing protein — MEKSKGMLEAEISKALTHWEKNYLGRGSVSVKSDILRDMVIVNLGAILTPAEYEVCRDKEGLLSVKEYRHSLVESGLNDLKEIILKLTGEEVISFHTDLSTQTGERAMIFKLASNLQSKLC; from the coding sequence ATGGAAAAATCAAAAGGAATGCTTGAAGCTGAAATAAGCAAAGCTTTAACACATTGGGAGAAAAATTATCTTGGACGAGGCTCCGTATCAGTTAAATCAGATATATTACGCGATATGGTGATTGTGAATCTTGGCGCAATTTTAACTCCAGCAGAATATGAAGTATGTCGGGATAAAGAAGGCTTGTTATCGGTAAAAGAATATCGCCATAGTTTAGTGGAATCCGGACTGAATGATTTAAAGGAAATTATCTTAAAGTTAACAGGGGAAGAAGTAATTAGCTTTCACACCGATCTTAGTACACAAACTGGAGAACGAGCAATGATCTTTAAGCTTGCCAGCAATCTTCAAAGTAAATTATGTTAA
- a CDS encoding carbonic anhydrase, producing the protein MSRDEKKKVLYVIGMDHRVERFIKKETNVNPENIIILQRYQPLISHPLDEIMRDIIIAVFKENVEEIVVAFTDDYQKNTEDILIHINKNKETKDKIKTLEYLFNNTKPEFPAGTVSEWLQGGKTLRDGVQKTVHTIRHHPLLPSHVKVKELFIKQDNEKLTGIVV; encoded by the coding sequence ATGTCTAGAGATGAAAAGAAAAAAGTACTATATGTGATTGGTATGGATCATAGAGTAGAACGTTTTATTAAAAAAGAAACCAATGTCAATCCGGAAAATATAATAATCTTACAAAGATATCAACCACTCATTTCACACCCCCTCGACGAAATAATGAGGGACATCATCATTGCGGTCTTTAAGGAAAATGTTGAAGAAATCGTTGTTGCCTTCACAGATGATTATCAAAAAAACACGGAGGATATACTAATCCATATTAATAAAAACAAAGAAACAAAGGATAAGATTAAAACACTGGAGTATCTTTTTAATAATACCAAGCCGGAATTTCCCGCGGGTACGGTAAGTGAATGGTTACAGGGAGGCAAAACATTAAGGGATGGTGTCCAAAAAACAGTTCACACCATTCGCCATCATCCGCTGCTCCCATCGCATGTAAAGGTCAAGGAATTATTTATTAAACAGGATAATGAAAAGCTAACTGGAATTGTTGTCTAA
- a CDS encoding TIGR02206 family membrane protein: MSGWFARSYKNYDFEMYSVSHFVIISICISGSALLFIYRDKLKTEKWRAAEIGIAISLLLIETTYHIWMLINGSWNVSHAIPLELCSISLILTVSLLLTRKKIIYEILLFTAILGASQAIFTPLLNYDFPHFRFFHFFYTHLIIIWVPLYFTWAKGYRPTIWSVVKLFIFLNVLMPIIMFINKLVGGNYMFLSHKPDSASLLDVLGPYPWYILSLEGLLLSLSLIIWAIFREKAAVRIEVSRDEPFQ, from the coding sequence ATGTCAGGTTGGTTTGCCCGCAGTTACAAAAACTATGACTTTGAAATGTATTCCGTCAGCCATTTTGTGATTATATCCATTTGTATTTCGGGTTCGGCACTACTATTTATATATAGAGATAAATTAAAAACAGAGAAATGGCGCGCTGCTGAAATCGGGATTGCCATTTCGTTACTATTAATAGAAACAACTTATCATATTTGGATGTTGATTAATGGCAGCTGGAATGTCAGCCATGCCATCCCATTGGAATTATGCAGCATTAGTCTTATATTAACTGTGTCTTTATTACTGACAAGAAAAAAAATCATTTATGAAATTCTATTATTTACCGCAATATTAGGTGCATCTCAGGCAATATTCACTCCCTTATTAAATTATGACTTCCCACACTTTCGATTTTTTCATTTCTTTTATACTCATTTAATCATCATCTGGGTTCCACTCTATTTTACGTGGGCAAAAGGATATCGGCCAACAATTTGGTCTGTAGTAAAATTATTTATCTTTTTGAATGTATTGATGCCAATTATTATGTTCATCAATAAACTAGTTGGCGGAAATTATATGTTTCTAAGCCACAAGCCAGACAGTGCCAGTTTATTAGATGTTCTGGGGCCGTACCCTTGGTATATTTTATCTCTTGAGGGATTGTTACTATCATTAAGTTTAATCATTTGGGCTATATTCAGGGAAAAGGCCGCTGTAAGAATAGAAGTGTCTAGGGACGAACCATTCCAATAA